In one Mycobacterium heckeshornense genomic region, the following are encoded:
- the ilvD gene encoding dihydroxy-acid dehydratase: MAHTTESEPPSIDIKPRSRDVTDGLERAAARGMLRAVGMGDDDFAKPQIGVASSWNEITPCNLSLDRLAKAAKDGVFAAGGYPLEFCTISVSDGISMGHEGMHFSLVSRELIADSVETVMQAERFDGVALLAGCDKSLPGMLMAAARLDLAAVFLYAGTILPGRTKLSDGSEREVTIIDAFEAVGACVRGLMPREDVDAIERAICPGEGACAGMYTANTMASAAEALGMSLPGSAAPPATDRRRDGFARRSGEAVVELLRRGITARDILTKEAFENAIAVVMAFGGSTNAVLHLLAIANEANVKLSLDDFSRIGARVPHLADVKPFGRHVMADVDRIGGVPVVMKALLDAGLLHGDCLTVTGRTVAENLARIVPPDPDGKVLRALDTPIHPTGGITILYGSLAPEGAVVKTAGFDTEVFEGAARVFDGERAALDALEAGTIKAGDAVVIRYEGPKGGPGMREMLAITGAIKGAGLGKDVLLLTDGRFSGGTTGLCVGHIAPEAVDGGPIAFLADGDRIRLDVARATLDVLVDADEFASRRSGFTPLPPRYTSGVLAKYVKLVGSAATGAVCG, from the coding sequence ATGGCACACACCACCGAGTCGGAGCCACCATCCATCGACATCAAACCTCGCAGCCGTGATGTCACCGACGGTCTGGAAAGAGCCGCCGCTCGTGGCATGTTACGGGCAGTGGGCATGGGCGACGACGACTTCGCCAAGCCGCAGATCGGCGTCGCGTCGTCGTGGAACGAGATCACGCCGTGCAACCTGTCACTGGACCGGCTGGCCAAGGCGGCCAAAGACGGGGTGTTCGCTGCCGGCGGTTATCCGCTTGAGTTTTGCACGATCTCGGTGTCCGACGGCATTTCGATGGGCCACGAGGGCATGCACTTCTCGTTGGTGTCCCGCGAGCTGATCGCCGACAGCGTCGAAACCGTGATGCAGGCGGAACGCTTCGACGGCGTGGCGCTGCTGGCCGGCTGCGACAAGTCGCTGCCCGGGATGCTGATGGCCGCCGCCCGCCTGGATTTGGCCGCGGTTTTCCTCTACGCGGGCACGATCTTGCCCGGGCGAACCAAACTCTCCGACGGCAGCGAGCGCGAGGTCACGATCATCGACGCGTTCGAAGCGGTCGGCGCGTGCGTTCGCGGCCTGATGCCGCGCGAAGACGTCGACGCCATCGAACGCGCCATCTGCCCGGGCGAAGGGGCATGCGCAGGCATGTACACCGCCAACACGATGGCCAGTGCCGCCGAGGCGCTGGGGATGTCGCTGCCGGGCAGCGCGGCGCCGCCGGCGACCGATCGCCGCCGCGACGGGTTCGCGCGCCGCAGCGGGGAGGCCGTTGTCGAATTGCTGCGGCGCGGTATCACCGCGCGCGACATCCTGACCAAGGAGGCGTTCGAGAACGCGATCGCGGTGGTGATGGCGTTCGGTGGCTCGACCAACGCCGTGCTACACCTGCTCGCGATCGCCAACGAGGCCAACGTCAAGCTGTCGCTGGACGATTTCAGCCGCATCGGGGCGCGGGTGCCGCACTTGGCCGATGTCAAGCCCTTCGGGCGACATGTGATGGCAGACGTCGACCGGATCGGCGGGGTGCCGGTGGTGATGAAAGCACTGCTGGATGCCGGCCTGCTGCACGGCGACTGCCTGACGGTGACCGGCCGGACGGTGGCGGAAAACCTCGCGCGCATCGTTCCGCCGGACCCGGACGGCAAGGTGCTGAGGGCACTGGACACGCCCATCCATCCGACCGGCGGAATCACGATCCTGTACGGATCGTTGGCGCCCGAGGGTGCGGTGGTCAAGACGGCAGGCTTCGACACCGAGGTATTCGAAGGTGCCGCAAGGGTTTTCGACGGTGAGCGGGCCGCATTGGATGCCCTGGAGGCCGGAACCATCAAGGCTGGCGACGCCGTGGTGATCCGCTACGAGGGGCCCAAAGGCGGTCCCGGGATGCGCGAAATGCTTGCTATCACCGGCGCCATCAAGGGCGCTGGCTTGGGTAAGGACGTGCTGTTGTTGACCGACGGCCGATTCTCCGGCGGCACCACGGGCCTGTGCGTCGGGCACATCGCCCCGGAAGCGGTCGACGGCGGGCCGATCGCTTTCCTTGCGGACGGCGATCGGATCCGGCTCGACGTCGCGCGGGCAACCCTGGACGTGTTGGTCGATGCCGATGAGTTTGCCTCGCGCCGTTCCGGTTTTACTCCACTACCGCCGCGCTACACCAGCGGGGTGCTAGCCAAGTACGTCAAACTGGTCGGCTCGGCGGCAACCGGAGCGGTCTGCGGTTAG
- a CDS encoding SPW repeat protein has protein sequence MSTVHPSIEQHPDLLALRANYERAAESMTAQFTFGLALLTGIYAAVSPWVVGFAGTRALARNDLICGIAVAVLAFCFASALDRTHGMTWTLPVFGVWLIVAPWVLHGVSPTAGMIWSNVVAGAVITVLGLTAVYFGMRARSYEAKHA, from the coding sequence ATGAGTACGGTGCATCCATCAATCGAACAACACCCGGATCTGTTGGCTCTGCGCGCCAACTATGAGCGGGCCGCGGAGTCAATGACCGCGCAGTTCACCTTCGGTTTGGCGCTGCTGACCGGGATCTACGCGGCCGTGTCGCCATGGGTTGTCGGGTTCGCCGGGACGAGAGCGCTGGCCCGCAACGACCTGATCTGCGGGATCGCCGTCGCCGTGCTGGCGTTTTGCTTTGCGTCGGCGCTAGACCGCACCCACGGCATGACCTGGACGCTGCCGGTGTTCGGTGTGTGGCTGATCGTCGCGCCGTGGGTTTTGCACGGTGTGTCGCCGACGGCCGGCATGATCTGGTCGAATGTGGTTGCCGGTGCGGTGATAACCGTCCTGGGCCTGACCGCCGTGTACTTCGGCATGCGCGCACGCAGCTACGAAGCAAAGCACGCGTAA
- a CDS encoding NAD(P)H-dependent flavin oxidoreductase gives MDVADRLKLDVPVGQAGMGGGLAGAPLAAAVAKAGGLGTLGLTTPTELRRSIDQVRDEAPGRAVAVNLLWPFTRRRHVRVCVEARIDVAVLAFGGDRSLVEHLHDTGIFVFVMVGTESQARQAIAWGADGLIAQGREAGGHLVGTLPALDFLRQALSVAGQRPVFLAGGIATGTDARAALAGGASGVIAGTRFLLTHESNAHPEYQRRILDADRTVETTLFGLSWPLRHRVAPNAATRRWCRSDGTAKALPAALNTCSRALAVLGYLDAGALLRWQSARRPWFTPLAPLAGMPDSWVDWAALYAGETALRITKITSAAQALAELTP, from the coding sequence ATGGATGTCGCGGATCGGCTCAAGCTCGACGTTCCGGTGGGCCAAGCAGGGATGGGCGGTGGCCTGGCGGGCGCGCCGCTAGCGGCCGCGGTCGCCAAGGCCGGTGGCCTGGGAACACTGGGGCTTACGACACCCACCGAGTTGCGCAGGTCCATTGATCAGGTGCGCGACGAAGCCCCGGGACGCGCCGTCGCGGTAAACCTCTTGTGGCCCTTCACCCGTCGCCGCCATGTGCGCGTCTGCGTCGAAGCCCGCATCGATGTCGCGGTGCTGGCCTTCGGCGGCGACCGCAGCCTGGTCGAGCATCTACACGACACGGGGATCTTCGTCTTTGTCATGGTCGGCACCGAAAGCCAAGCGCGACAAGCCATCGCATGGGGCGCTGACGGTCTGATTGCCCAAGGACGCGAGGCCGGCGGCCACCTGGTCGGCACCCTGCCGGCGCTGGACTTCCTGCGGCAGGCGCTGTCGGTGGCCGGGCAGCGTCCGGTGTTCCTCGCCGGCGGGATCGCCACCGGCACCGACGCCCGCGCCGCGCTCGCGGGTGGCGCCAGCGGTGTCATCGCCGGAACCAGGTTTTTGCTGACGCACGAGTCCAACGCCCACCCGGAGTACCAGCGCCGAATCCTCGATGCGGACCGGACCGTCGAAACCACGCTGTTCGGCCTGAGTTGGCCGTTGCGGCACCGGGTCGCGCCCAATGCCGCCACCCGCCGGTGGTGCCGCAGCGACGGGACCGCCAAGGCGCTTCCAGCCGCCCTCAACACATGCAGTCGCGCGCTTGCAGTGCTGGGCTACCTCGACGCCGGCGCGTTGCTGCGATGGCAGTCAGCGCGGCGTCCGTGGTTCACGCCGCTGGCGCCGCTGGCGGGAATGCCCGATTCCTGGGTCGACTGGGCAGCGCTCTACGCCGGTGAGACGGCGCTGCGGATAACCAAAATAACCTCGGCAGCGCAGGCTCTGGCAGAGCTGACGCCGTGA
- a CDS encoding O-methyltransferase: MGQEPSPHDVDEFLNGALIGDDPALWAALEASNAAGLPPIAVSAQQGKFLFLLASAMRARRILEIGTLGGFSTIWLARGAGREGRVVTLEYEPKHAEVARSNLERAGVADRVEVIVGAALDTLPTLTGGPFDLVFIDADKENNVAYLEWAVRLTRPGSLIVVDNVIRAGQVVTPAPGDRQMQAVRQTIELMGKHPQLDAAALQTVGAKDWDGFAMALVS; the protein is encoded by the coding sequence ATGGGACAAGAGCCGAGTCCGCACGACGTCGACGAGTTCTTGAACGGCGCACTGATCGGTGACGATCCGGCGCTGTGGGCGGCCCTGGAAGCGAGCAATGCTGCCGGGTTGCCGCCCATCGCGGTATCGGCGCAGCAGGGCAAGTTTTTGTTCTTGCTGGCCAGCGCGATGCGGGCGCGCAGGATTCTCGAGATCGGCACGCTGGGCGGCTTCAGCACCATCTGGCTAGCGCGCGGCGCAGGTCGGGAAGGTCGGGTGGTAACGCTGGAATACGAGCCGAAGCACGCCGAGGTGGCCCGAAGCAACCTAGAGCGCGCCGGTGTTGCAGATCGAGTGGAGGTGATCGTCGGCGCCGCACTGGACACTCTGCCCACCCTGACCGGCGGACCGTTCGATTTGGTATTCATCGACGCAGACAAGGAAAACAATGTCGCATACCTCGAATGGGCGGTAAGACTGACCCGACCCGGCTCACTCATCGTGGTGGACAACGTCATTCGCGCCGGTCAGGTCGTGACGCCAGCGCCAGGGGACCGTCAGATGCAGGCGGTGCGCCAGACCATTGAGCTGATGGGCAAGCACCCACAACTGGATGCCGCGGCGCTGCAAACGGTCGGGGCCAAGGATTGGGACGGCTTCGCGATGGCGTTGGTCAGCTAG
- a CDS encoding beta-glucosidase — protein MTDPDTRAREIEAEMTDDERFSLLASVMGANELLPVRDERIPADVPMSAGYVPGIARLGVPALLMTDASLGVTNPGYRPGDTATALPAGLALAASFNPTLARASGGAIAREARSRGFNVLLAGGINLARDPRNGRNFEYLSEDPFLSAVIAAESINGIQQQGVVSTIKHYSLNCNEANRHWLDAVIDADAHRESDLLAFEIAIGRSQPGAVMAAYNKVNGDYAGGNDVLLNDILKVAWGYRGWVMSDWGATPSWEFALKGLDQESGAQIDRLLWGAEAFTGQLRAAYSEGKVPKQRLSDMVRRILRSIFAVGADQWAAMPPPDMAAHNMIALDIARQGIVLLQNRGLLPIEPESAGRIAVIGGYAQIGVPAGCGSSAVVPPGGYAAVIPIGGPGLMGSARNLYLLPSSPLTELRKLLPHTIIEFDPGLSPAEAVLTARRADIAVVFAVRVEGEGFDNADLFLPWGQDAVIEAVAEAQPNTVVVLETGNPTAMPWRGKVNAILQAWYPGQAGGQAIAEILVGAANPSGRLPVTFPRDLSQTPRPQLPGLGAPWGTPTTIHYSEGAEVGYRWYAKQGHSPMFAFGHGLSYTRFEHRDLAVTGGDTVTASFTVVNAGGRAGADVPQLYLTAAPDGQRVRLLGFERVELMPGESRRVTIEADPRVLARYDGRAGSWRIDEGSYAVAVGASAAEPELRATVGLPGRTFGR, from the coding sequence GTGACCGACCCTGACACCCGCGCACGCGAGATCGAGGCGGAAATGACCGACGACGAGCGGTTTTCGTTGCTGGCAAGCGTGATGGGCGCCAACGAGTTACTGCCCGTGCGCGACGAGCGCATCCCGGCCGACGTTCCAATGAGCGCCGGATACGTACCCGGCATCGCGCGACTTGGTGTGCCAGCGCTGCTGATGACCGATGCCAGCCTCGGCGTCACCAATCCCGGGTACCGTCCGGGCGACACCGCGACTGCGCTGCCGGCCGGCCTGGCATTGGCCGCCAGCTTCAACCCCACACTGGCGCGCGCCTCAGGCGGGGCGATAGCCCGCGAGGCCCGCAGTCGCGGATTCAACGTGCTCCTGGCGGGCGGCATCAATCTCGCCCGCGACCCACGCAACGGCCGCAACTTCGAATACCTTTCTGAGGACCCGTTTCTGAGCGCCGTGATCGCTGCCGAGTCGATCAACGGCATCCAGCAGCAGGGGGTCGTCTCGACGATCAAGCATTACTCGCTGAACTGTAACGAGGCCAACCGCCATTGGCTGGACGCTGTCATCGACGCCGACGCCCACCGCGAATCCGACCTGCTGGCCTTCGAGATCGCCATCGGGCGATCGCAACCCGGCGCGGTGATGGCCGCATACAACAAGGTCAACGGCGACTACGCGGGCGGAAACGACGTTTTGCTCAACGACATACTGAAAGTCGCTTGGGGCTACCGGGGTTGGGTGATGTCGGACTGGGGTGCTACCCCTAGCTGGGAGTTTGCGCTCAAGGGCCTGGACCAGGAATCAGGCGCACAAATTGACCGATTACTCTGGGGCGCAGAGGCATTCACCGGCCAGCTCAGAGCCGCCTATTCCGAAGGCAAAGTGCCCAAACAACGCCTCTCCGATATGGTGCGCCGGATTCTGCGTTCGATATTTGCGGTCGGCGCCGATCAATGGGCAGCTATGCCGCCACCAGATATGGCCGCCCACAATATGATTGCGCTTGACATCGCTCGACAAGGAATCGTGCTGCTGCAAAACCGCGGCCTGCTCCCCATCGAACCGGAGTCGGCGGGACGTATCGCTGTCATCGGTGGTTACGCGCAGATCGGCGTGCCGGCCGGCTGTGGTTCGAGCGCCGTCGTCCCGCCCGGCGGCTACGCCGCCGTCATCCCGATCGGTGGCCCGGGGCTGATGGGTAGCGCCCGCAATCTCTATCTGCTGCCCTCCAGTCCGCTGACTGAACTACGAAAACTGCTGCCGCACACGATCATTGAGTTTGACCCGGGGCTCAGCCCAGCCGAAGCTGTGCTGACGGCCCGGCGGGCAGACATCGCCGTGGTGTTCGCGGTGCGCGTCGAGGGAGAAGGCTTCGACAATGCCGATCTTTTCTTGCCGTGGGGGCAGGACGCAGTGATTGAAGCCGTCGCCGAGGCTCAGCCCAACACGGTGGTGGTGCTCGAAACCGGCAACCCGACGGCCATGCCCTGGCGTGGGAAAGTGAATGCGATTCTGCAAGCGTGGTACCCGGGGCAGGCCGGGGGGCAGGCGATCGCCGAGATACTGGTCGGCGCCGCTAATCCGTCCGGGCGGCTGCCCGTCACATTTCCGCGTGATCTCAGCCAGACGCCGCGCCCGCAGTTGCCCGGCCTGGGCGCTCCGTGGGGGACACCGACCACAATTCACTACAGTGAGGGAGCCGAGGTCGGGTACCGGTGGTACGCGAAGCAGGGTCATAGCCCGATGTTCGCGTTCGGTCATGGCCTGTCCTACACCAGATTCGAGCACCGCGACTTGGCAGTGACCGGCGGCGACACCGTCACGGCCAGTTTCACCGTCGTCAACGCCGGCGGGCGCGCCGGCGCCGACGTCCCGCAGCTCTACTTGACCGCAGCGCCCGATGGGCAGCGGGTGCGGTTGCTGGGATTCGAGCGTGTCGAGCTCATGCCCGGCGAGTCACGCCGGGTCACCATCGAAGCCGATCCGCGAGTCCTCGCCCGCTACGACGGCAGGGCCGGCAGCTGGCGCATCGACGAGGGCAGCTACGCCGTGGCCGTAGGTGCTTCGGCGGCGGAGCCGGAGCTTAGGGCCACCGTCGGCCTTCCCGGGCGCACGTTCGGACGTTGA
- a CDS encoding TIGR04338 family metallohydrolase, which translates to MRKEAATRDTQRSKVYAAEDFVRTLFDRAAEHGSRVVEFFGTQLTLPPEGRFGSVAAVQRYVDDVLALPGVQHRWPVLPPLKVRTRRAASAAHYENHDGAGVIAVPSHDTADWAMRELVVLHEIAHHLCQAQPPHGPDFVDTMCALSELVMGPELGHVLRVVYAKAGVR; encoded by the coding sequence ATCCGGAAGGAGGCCGCCACGCGGGATACGCAGCGCTCCAAGGTCTACGCCGCCGAGGACTTCGTCCGGACGTTGTTCGACCGGGCGGCCGAGCATGGATCGCGGGTTGTCGAGTTCTTCGGCACCCAGCTGACGCTGCCGCCGGAAGGGCGGTTCGGGTCGGTTGCGGCGGTGCAGCGCTACGTCGATGACGTGCTGGCCCTGCCAGGCGTGCAACACCGGTGGCCAGTGCTGCCGCCGCTGAAGGTCCGGACCCGGCGTGCCGCTTCCGCCGCGCACTATGAAAACCATGACGGCGCTGGCGTTATCGCAGTGCCCAGCCATGACACCGCCGACTGGGCGATGCGTGAGCTAGTGGTCTTGCATGAAATAGCACACCATCTCTGCCAGGCGCAGCCGCCTCATGGCCCGGACTTCGTCGACACCATGTGCGCCCTGTCCGAACTGGTGATGGGACCGGAGCTTGGGCATGTGCTGCGGGTGGTGTACGCGAAAGCAGGTGTGCGGTGA
- a CDS encoding DUF2786 domain-containing protein, which translates to MTDDKMLARIAALLRQAEGTDNPHEAEAFMAAAQRLATATSIDLAVARSHADKRTRAQTPIQRTITIGTAGTKGLRTYVHLFVVIAHANDVRCDVASNSTFVYAYGFAEDIDATHTLYASLVVQMVRASDAYIASGAHRPTPTITARLNFQLAFGTRVGQRLAEARRLARQEAEQDPLRLPGTAIALRDKEVELRDYYRRASRARGTWQAYRASAGYSSAAQRAGDRAGRRARLGSTPELSAARAALDR; encoded by the coding sequence ATGACCGACGACAAGATGCTGGCGCGAATCGCCGCCCTGCTGCGACAGGCCGAGGGCACCGACAACCCGCATGAGGCCGAGGCGTTCATGGCCGCAGCACAACGTCTGGCCACGGCGACGTCCATCGACTTGGCGGTGGCCCGTTCGCATGCCGATAAGCGCACCCGCGCGCAGACACCGATCCAACGCACGATCACTATCGGAACGGCGGGTACCAAGGGGCTGCGGACATATGTGCACCTGTTCGTGGTGATCGCCCACGCCAACGACGTGCGCTGTGACGTCGCGTCGAACTCCACGTTTGTCTACGCTTACGGGTTCGCCGAGGACATCGATGCCACCCACACCCTCTACGCCAGCCTGGTGGTCCAGATGGTGCGGGCCTCGGACGCCTATATCGCCTCCGGTGCGCACCGTCCGACGCCGACCATCACGGCTCGGCTCAACTTCCAGCTCGCATTCGGCACGCGGGTGGGTCAACGGCTGGCTGAGGCCCGTCGGCTGGCACGCCAGGAAGCCGAACAAGACCCTTTGCGTTTACCCGGTACCGCGATCGCTCTGCGCGACAAGGAGGTTGAACTACGCGACTACTATCGCAGGGCATCGAGGGCGCGCGGCACCTGGCAGGCCTACCGGGCATCGGCGGGGTATTCGTCGGCCGCACAGCGGGCGGGGGACCGGGCTGGCCGGCGCGCGCGGCTCGGCAGCACCCCGGAGTTGTCGGCGGCCCGGGCTGCGTTGGACCGCTGA
- a CDS encoding alpha/beta hydrolase: MPTTRTERNFDGVGGVRIVYDVWVPDIAPRAVVVLSHGLGEHARRYDHVAERFADDGLVTYALDHRGHGRSGGKRVRLRDISEYTGDFDRLVGIATKAHPGCKCIVVGHSMGGAIVFAYGVERPDNYDLMVLSGPAVAAHTAVSPVLARAAKILGAIVPGLPVQELDVNAISRDPAVVSAYNSDPLVHHGKVPAGIARALLLVGETMPHRAAALTAPLLVVHGSEDRLIDVGGSRQLVECVGSADVELKVYPGLYHEVFNEPERNQVLDDVVSWINARL; this comes from the coding sequence ATGCCTACCACCCGCACTGAACGGAACTTCGACGGCGTCGGCGGTGTCCGCATTGTCTACGACGTCTGGGTGCCAGACATCGCACCGCGCGCGGTGGTGGTCCTCTCGCACGGACTCGGCGAGCATGCTCGTCGCTACGACCACGTAGCGGAGCGGTTCGCTGACGACGGCCTCGTGACCTACGCACTCGACCACCGCGGACACGGCCGTTCCGGCGGCAAACGGGTACGGCTCAGGGACATTTCCGAGTACACCGGCGACTTCGACAGACTGGTGGGCATCGCCACCAAGGCGCATCCCGGGTGTAAATGCATCGTGGTGGGACACAGCATGGGCGGTGCCATCGTGTTTGCCTATGGTGTCGAGCGCCCCGACAACTACGACCTGATGGTGCTGTCGGGTCCGGCCGTGGCAGCGCATACGGCGGTGTCGCCGGTGTTGGCACGCGCCGCCAAGATTCTGGGCGCGATCGTCCCGGGGCTGCCGGTGCAGGAACTCGACGTCAACGCGATTTCGCGGGACCCGGCTGTGGTGAGTGCCTATAACAGCGATCCGCTGGTGCACCACGGCAAGGTGCCGGCCGGCATAGCCCGCGCCCTGCTGCTGGTCGGCGAAACCATGCCGCACCGCGCCGCGGCGTTGACTGCGCCGCTGCTGGTCGTGCACGGCTCGGAGGACCGGCTGATCGACGTCGGGGGCAGTCGACAGCTCGTCGAGTGCGTGGGCAGCGCCGACGTCGAGCTGAAGGTGTATCCGGGTCTTTACCACGAGGTGTTCAACGAGCCGGAGCGGAACCAGGTCCTCGACGACGTGGTCTCGTGGATCAACGCCAGACTGTGA
- a CDS encoding sigma-70 family RNA polymerase sigma factor → MRTPPTPSKFRSVRVVGIRGSVASRCQIVCVSFIRVSLLTESRDGDFSAQAEPYRRELLAHCYRMTGSLHDAEDLVQETYLRAWQAYDRFEGKSSVRTWLHRIATNTCLTALEGRQRRPLPSGLGAPSSDPTAELVERTEIAWLEPLPESAADPSDIVGARESVRLAFIAALQHLSPRQRAVLLLRDVLQWKAAEVAEAIGTSTAAVNSLLQRARAQLETVGPSPDDRLAAPDSADSQDRLARYIAAFEAYDVDRLVELFTREAVWEMPPYAGWYQGPQAIATLIRRRCPAQAAGDMRLIPLLANGQPAAAMYMRDGDRHQPFQLQVLDITAAGVSRVVAFLDTTLFTKFGLPTWL, encoded by the coding sequence ATGCGGACACCGCCGACGCCGTCGAAGTTCCGTTCAGTGCGGGTGGTAGGCATCAGAGGCAGCGTAGCCAGCAGATGTCAGATCGTCTGCGTAAGCTTTATCCGCGTGAGCCTGCTCACCGAAAGCCGCGACGGCGATTTCTCCGCCCAGGCTGAGCCCTACCGGCGGGAACTGCTTGCTCATTGTTACCGGATGACGGGGTCGCTGCACGACGCCGAAGATCTGGTGCAGGAAACCTATCTGCGGGCCTGGCAGGCCTATGACCGCTTCGAAGGCAAGTCATCGGTGCGGACCTGGCTGCACCGCATCGCCACCAATACCTGTCTGACCGCGCTGGAGGGCCGGCAGCGCCGGCCGTTGCCGAGCGGGCTGGGCGCGCCCAGCTCCGATCCCACCGCCGAACTGGTGGAGCGGACCGAGATCGCGTGGCTGGAGCCGTTGCCGGAATCCGCCGCCGATCCGTCGGACATTGTGGGAGCACGCGAGTCGGTGCGGTTGGCGTTCATCGCGGCGCTGCAGCATCTGTCGCCCCGGCAGCGGGCGGTGCTGCTGCTGCGTGACGTGCTGCAGTGGAAGGCCGCCGAGGTGGCCGAGGCGATCGGCACCAGCACCGCCGCCGTCAACAGCCTGCTGCAGCGGGCCCGCGCCCAGTTGGAGACCGTCGGCCCCAGCCCCGACGATCGATTGGCAGCGCCGGACTCGGCGGACTCCCAGGATCGGTTGGCCCGCTACATCGCGGCGTTCGAGGCCTACGACGTGGACCGGTTGGTGGAGTTATTCACCAGGGAGGCGGTCTGGGAGATGCCGCCGTATGCCGGCTGGTACCAAGGTCCACAAGCGATCGCCACCCTGATCCGCCGGCGATGCCCCGCACAGGCGGCCGGGGACATGCGACTGATCCCGCTGCTGGCCAATGGGCAGCCGGCGGCCGCGATGTACATGCGCGACGGTGACCGTCATCAGCCGTTCCAGCTGCAGGTGCTCGACATCACCGCGGCCGGTGTCAGCCGTGTGGTCGCCTTCCTCGACACCACGCTGTTCACCAAATTCGGTCTACCCACCTGGCTCTAG
- a CDS encoding dihydrodipicolinate reductase → MWKVGVWGPGSMGLIALRAVIDHPRLELVDLVVHSDAKAGVDAGRLCGIDPVGVVATRDPDPMLAGDADAVVYAAAANLRPLEAVRDMASILRAGKNVVSCSVVPLVFPDAVDRAFTDPLREAALAGEASFFTTGIDTGFANDVLPLALSGISRVIESVRVTEIFNYATYPDRSAVYEILGFGKPPEATALAATPGVFTFGWGPVLHQLAAGLDVRIDRVEESVERVAAENSFDTPTGHIAAGTIAAMRSTLTGYVGDRPTFVVDHVTRMHDDIAPDWPQPRIGISPRDLGYGAASGRGVYRVEIEGSPSMRCELELADDHDHDLGARIAGASRMVNAIPAVCAAQPGLLSAQDLPLITGTGLVRPVTGPPPDSRRVWT, encoded by the coding sequence ATGTGGAAGGTGGGCGTCTGGGGTCCGGGCTCGATGGGGTTGATCGCCCTGCGCGCCGTGATCGACCATCCGCGGCTGGAATTGGTCGACCTCGTCGTCCACAGCGATGCCAAGGCGGGTGTTGACGCCGGGCGGCTTTGCGGGATCGACCCAGTGGGCGTGGTGGCGACCCGGGATCCCGATCCCATGCTCGCCGGCGACGCGGACGCCGTGGTGTATGCCGCTGCGGCCAACCTGCGGCCGCTGGAGGCGGTCAGGGATATGGCGTCGATCTTGCGGGCCGGCAAAAACGTGGTGTCGTGCTCGGTGGTGCCGCTCGTCTTTCCCGACGCCGTCGACCGTGCGTTCACCGACCCGCTGCGGGAGGCGGCGCTTGCCGGCGAAGCGTCGTTTTTCACCACCGGTATCGACACCGGCTTTGCCAATGATGTGTTGCCATTGGCACTTTCGGGGATCTCACGGGTGATTGAAAGCGTCCGGGTGACGGAGATCTTCAACTACGCCACCTATCCCGACAGATCGGCGGTGTACGAGATCCTCGGCTTCGGCAAGCCGCCGGAGGCCACCGCGCTTGCCGCCACACCGGGGGTGTTCACGTTCGGCTGGGGCCCGGTGCTGCACCAGCTTGCCGCCGGTCTTGACGTGCGCATAGATCGTGTCGAGGAAAGTGTCGAGCGGGTGGCCGCTGAGAACTCCTTCGACACTCCCACCGGCCACATCGCCGCGGGGACGATCGCGGCGATGCGTTCGACGCTGACCGGATACGTCGGCGACAGACCGACTTTCGTCGTCGACCATGTGACCCGCATGCACGACGACATCGCCCCGGACTGGCCGCAGCCACGGATCGGGATTTCGCCACGCGACCTCGGCTACGGTGCGGCCTCGGGCCGCGGGGTCTACCGCGTGGAGATCGAGGGCTCGCCGAGCATGCGCTGTGAGCTGGAGTTGGCCGATGACCATGACCACGACCTGGGTGCCCGCATCGCCGGCGCGTCCCGGATGGTCAACGCCATCCCGGCGGTGTGCGCAGCGCAACCCGGCCTGCTATCGGCGCAGGACCTGCCGCTGATCACCGGCACCGGTCTGGTGCGGCCGGTAACCGGGCCGCCGCCGGATTCGCGCCGAGTGTGGACTTGA